From the Candidatus Nomurabacteria bacterium genome, one window contains:
- a CDS encoding PH domain-containing protein: MKLNPGEKKIAVFRKHWFYLGLEALMFALIAILPYLMVYFGGIYFDISIPERFVPLYELFYSLWLVFVWVGFFVSITNYLLDIWILTSERLIDVEQFGLFSRRISTLQIDKIQDVTVAVSGIIEEIISSGNVSVQTAGETHEFHIPHAQNPEKMKERILTVVRVKANEIKTVRIEN; encoded by the coding sequence ATGAAATTAAATCCTGGAGAAAAGAAAATAGCAGTATTTCGCAAACATTGGTTTTATCTCGGACTAGAGGCTCTGATGTTTGCACTAATCGCAATACTTCCCTACCTGATGGTATATTTTGGTGGGATATACTTCGATATTTCTATCCCCGAGCGGTTTGTGCCTCTGTATGAACTCTTTTATAGTCTGTGGCTGGTGTTTGTATGGGTTGGATTCTTTGTTTCGATCACAAACTATCTACTTGATATATGGATACTCACATCTGAGCGACTCATAGATGTGGAACAGTTTGGACTTTTTTCTCGTAGAATATCTACTCTGCAGATTGATAAAATACAGGATGTGACCGTAGCTGTATCTGGAATAATTGAGGAGATTATCAGTAGTGGAAATGTTTCTGTACAAACTGCTGGTGAAACTCATGAGTTCCATATACCACACGCTCAGAATCCTGAAAAAATGAAGGAGAGAATACTGACTGTAGTTCGAGTAAAAGCCAACGAAATAAAAACTGTTAGAATAGAAAATTAG
- a CDS encoding class I tRNA ligase family protein: MSEENQKPNKSESALREEAVLKLWQEKDIFSKTLAKDSPEGEFVFFDGPPTANGMPGLHHLEPRCFKDAIPRYKTMRGYHVRRKGGWDTHGLPVELQVEKELGLKSKKEIEEYGVEKFNQKCRESVWKYIDEWEKFTDRVAYWVDHKNPYVTYHNSYIESVWNILAETEKKKLLYKDYKVLPWCPRCGTALSSHELAQGYQDDKDLSVTAKFKVVGQENTYFLAWTTTPWTLPGNVGLAVGENIDYVKIKKENDILILAKERLSIVEGEYEIIEELKGKAFVGLSYESLYSYFKNLAPKDIDMKNAYKVHSADFVTTTDGTGLVHTAVMYGQVDFELGTKVGMPKFHLVKEDGHFLEGMDFLSGRFVKDEEVAIDIIKDLAHRGLLFKKEKYEHSYPHCWRCKTPLIYYARDSWYIGMSKLRNQLLKENDSIKWEPSHIKDGRFGEWLREVKDWAISRERYWGTPLPIWEAEDGERIVVDSVDTLKKYTKKSGNKYFVMRHGESDNNLTGSISVNKDAKDHINENGKLQVKKYAEMLKSEKIDFIVSSPFIRTKETSSIVKDVLGLDEKSISYHDELGEFNPGDFGGTKWSEFHKALPKIPENFDKKMPGGESHNEIKKRVTNFLYELDSKYAGKNILIVTHGGPAWLLFSGASGYTPEESLRIVQKESEYRYLQNGEFRKLDFTPLPHNENFELDLHKPFIDSVELEKDGKKFKRVKEVMDVWFDSGAMPFAQDNYPFGNDKNVFQPKKDSSKRLVVIQQISSVRPSTRLEGGSIHFTP, from the coding sequence ATGTCAGAAGAAAACCAAAAACCAAATAAATCCGAATCAGCTTTAAGAGAAGAAGCAGTTTTGAAATTGTGGCAGGAGAAAGATATTTTCAGTAAAACCCTTGCAAAGGATTCTCCAGAAGGGGAGTTCGTATTCTTCGACGGACCTCCGACTGCAAACGGTATGCCAGGACTGCACCATCTCGAACCTCGCTGTTTCAAAGATGCTATACCTCGATACAAAACTATGCGAGGGTACCATGTTCGTCGCAAAGGTGGCTGGGACACACATGGACTTCCTGTGGAGCTCCAGGTCGAGAAAGAACTGGGTCTCAAATCCAAAAAGGAAATCGAGGAATATGGTGTAGAGAAATTCAATCAGAAGTGCCGTGAATCTGTCTGGAAATATATCGACGAATGGGAAAAGTTCACTGACCGTGTTGCATACTGGGTGGACCACAAGAATCCATATGTCACGTATCACAATTCATATATCGAATCTGTGTGGAATATTTTGGCAGAAACAGAAAAGAAAAAACTTTTATACAAAGACTACAAAGTTCTTCCTTGGTGTCCACGTTGTGGAACTGCACTTTCTTCGCATGAGCTCGCACAAGGATATCAAGATGACAAAGATTTATCGGTGACTGCAAAGTTTAAAGTTGTTGGTCAGGAGAATACATATTTTCTAGCATGGACTACAACTCCGTGGACACTTCCGGGAAACGTAGGTCTTGCGGTGGGGGAGAATATCGATTATGTAAAAATAAAAAAAGAAAACGATATTCTGATTCTTGCTAAAGAAAGACTCTCTATAGTCGAAGGTGAATATGAAATCATAGAGGAATTGAAAGGCAAAGCATTTGTTGGATTATCATATGAATCACTGTATTCGTATTTCAAAAATCTTGCTCCAAAAGATATAGATATGAAAAATGCATACAAAGTGCATTCTGCAGACTTCGTTACAACTACTGACGGAACAGGTTTGGTGCACACCGCAGTCATGTACGGACAAGTAGACTTCGAACTCGGAACAAAAGTCGGTATGCCGAAGTTCCATTTGGTAAAAGAAGATGGACATTTCTTGGAAGGTATGGATTTTCTGTCAGGACGATTTGTAAAGGATGAAGAAGTTGCGATAGATATCATTAAGGACCTCGCACACCGGGGGCTTCTATTCAAGAAAGAAAAATACGAGCACTCATATCCACACTGCTGGAGATGCAAAACTCCGCTTATATATTATGCGCGGGATTCTTGGTATATCGGAATGTCAAAACTCAGGAATCAATTACTTAAAGAAAACGATAGTATTAAATGGGAACCAAGTCATATAAAAGACGGACGTTTTGGTGAATGGCTTCGTGAAGTAAAAGACTGGGCGATATCTCGTGAGCGGTATTGGGGAACCCCACTTCCGATATGGGAGGCAGAAGACGGCGAGCGAATAGTTGTCGACTCTGTCGATACACTCAAGAAATATACAAAGAAAAGTGGAAATAAATATTTTGTAATGCGGCATGGAGAATCTGACAATAATCTAACTGGTTCAATAAGTGTAAATAAAGATGCAAAAGACCATATAAATGAAAATGGTAAGCTGCAGGTAAAAAAATATGCAGAGATGTTGAAGTCTGAAAAAATAGATTTTATTGTTTCTTCGCCATTTATCAGAACCAAAGAAACATCTAGTATTGTAAAAGATGTTCTAGGGTTAGATGAAAAAAGTATTTCTTATCATGATGAGCTGGGAGAATTTAATCCTGGAGATTTTGGTGGAACAAAATGGTCAGAATTCCACAAAGCTTTACCTAAAATACCAGAAAATTTCGATAAGAAAATGCCTGGAGGGGAATCTCATAATGAAATAAAGAAAAGAGTAACAAATTTTCTGTATGAACTAGATAGTAAATATGCTGGAAAAAATATTCTTATAGTCACACATGGTGGGCCAGCATGGCTACTCTTTTCTGGTGCAAGCGGATATACACCAGAAGAATCTTTAAGAATAGTTCAAAAAGAAAGCGAATATAGATATTTACAAAATGGAGAATTTAGAAAATTAGATTTTACTCCTCTTCCTCACAACGAAAACTTTGAACTCGACTTACATAAGCCATTTATCGACTCTGTTGAATTAGAAAAAGACGGTAAAAAGTTCAAGCGTGTAAAAGAGGTTATGGATGTGTGGTTCGACTCTGGTGCGATGCCTTTCGCGCAAGACAACTATCCATTTGGAAATGACAAAAATGTTTTTCAGCCTAAAAAGGATTCTTCAAAAAGACTCGTGGTTATCCAGCAGATTTCATCTGTGAGGCCATCGACCAGACTCGAGGGTGGTTCTATACACTTCACGCCATAG
- a CDS encoding class I tRNA ligase family protein, with protein sequence MGTGKAYKNVICLGHILDAEGKKMSKSLGNIVEPWEMIEKYGADTLRLWMYSVNQPGDSKNFDEKTVLDLHRKFFGLLYNVLAFYELYRERDAEIDAEKEVRSTTIVLDQWILARLDQLVELSTNNLDNFKLLEPVRATRDFIDDFSTWYLRRSRDRLKDGSLSAKMTMYVVLKTLAKIIAPFAPFSAEDMWQKLKLESDVESVHLCDWPKAGKINKEIISEMQKVRDLCTEGNSIRKKLNIPLRQPLATFFVKEKLSSEFVEIIKDELNVKDVEVGSEVSFDTNITPELKREGDYRELLRSIQDMRKEKGLKPSDVIKLTLANEYKETVQGFEEDLKKTAGVSDITFGDGEEKIRIN encoded by the coding sequence ATGGGCACTGGCAAGGCATACAAGAATGTAATCTGTCTTGGGCACATCCTAGACGCAGAGGGCAAGAAAATGAGTAAGTCACTTGGCAACATCGTGGAGCCTTGGGAGATGATAGAGAAGTATGGTGCAGATACACTCAGATTGTGGATGTATTCTGTAAACCAGCCAGGAGACTCAAAAAACTTCGACGAGAAAACAGTGCTTGATCTTCATCGTAAGTTCTTCGGACTTCTATACAACGTACTAGCTTTCTATGAACTTTATCGAGAAAGAGATGCTGAGATAGATGCAGAAAAAGAAGTTAGATCTACAACAATTGTTTTGGATCAATGGATTCTCGCTAGGCTAGACCAGCTTGTAGAACTTTCAACAAATAACCTAGACAATTTCAAGCTTCTCGAACCTGTGCGTGCAACACGCGACTTTATCGACGACTTTTCGACTTGGTACCTTCGCCGTTCACGAGACAGATTGAAAGACGGGTCACTTTCAGCAAAGATGACTATGTATGTTGTATTAAAAACATTGGCGAAAATTATTGCACCATTTGCACCATTTAGTGCAGAGGACATGTGGCAGAAATTGAAACTTGAGAGTGATGTCGAGTCAGTTCATTTGTGTGATTGGCCAAAAGCAGGAAAAATAAATAAAGAAATAATATCAGAGATGCAAAAAGTTCGAGATCTTTGTACTGAAGGAAATTCTATTCGAAAAAAATTAAATATTCCTCTAAGACAGCCACTCGCTACTTTCTTTGTAAAAGAAAAATTATCTTCTGAGTTTGTAGAAATAATAAAAGACGAGCTAAATGTAAAAGATGTTGAAGTTGGAAGTGAAGTTTCATTCGACACAAATATAACTCCCGAACTAAAACGTGAAGGAGACTATCGTGAGCTACTCCGCTCTATCCAAGACATGCGAAAAGAAAAAGGCTTGAAACCTAGTGATGTTATTAAGCTTACGCTTGCAAATGAATACAAGGAAACAGTTCAAGGGTTTGAAGAAGATTTGAAAAAGACCGCAGGAGTTTCGGATATCACATTTGGAGATGGTGAGGAAAAGATTAGAATAAACTAA
- the argS gene encoding arginine--tRNA ligase — MVVLDVLSEKIKARVAVLGIESIDINWEHPADLSNGDYSTNIALIASKKVGKNPKEVAQEIVDSIKSDLPKEIDRVEVAGAGFINIYLSHQFFIQSIDHIFNDQNFGKTDTLSGKKVIIEYTDPNPFKEFHIGHLMSNTIGETLSRIIEWNGAEIKRACYQGDVGLHVAKAIFGMIENKDSLPSEEAPIEVWAKFLGSCYALGSKLEGDTEEDKNTIKDFNKKIYDRSDSEINRFYDLGRAKSLEYFEEIYKKLGTKFDFYFFESKTGEFGKDIVLSNIENGVFENGENGAIVFKGEKYNPKLHTRVFINSQGLPTYEAKELGLSKIKFDTYGYDESIVVTGNEINDYFRVLLEAMNQVFPDLAKKTKHISHGMLRLPTGKMSSRTGDVVTGDSLLSDIGEKVAEKMKESNRAEDKNLVNDIAVSALKYSVLKQATGRDIIFDFDKSLSFEGDSGPYLSYSHARARSIIEKAKTASIEISADSPTESIFEIERLLYRFPEVVAMAYKEYAPHAIASYLVELARSFNSFYAETQIVDDTDKTSGYKVMITSAFATIQKNGLYILGIKAPEKM, encoded by the coding sequence ATGGTAGTACTAGATGTTTTAAGTGAAAAAATAAAGGCCAGAGTAGCGGTCTTGGGGATAGAATCTATAGATATAAACTGGGAACACCCGGCAGATTTGTCGAACGGTGATTATTCTACAAACATAGCTCTAATTGCTTCAAAAAAGGTTGGTAAGAATCCAAAAGAAGTGGCTCAGGAAATTGTCGATTCGATAAAGTCTGATTTACCAAAAGAGATAGACAGGGTAGAAGTCGCGGGTGCTGGGTTTATAAATATTTATTTGTCCCATCAATTTTTTATACAATCAATCGACCATATTTTTAATGATCAAAATTTTGGTAAAACAGATACTCTTTCTGGTAAAAAGGTGATAATAGAATATACAGACCCAAATCCATTCAAAGAATTTCATATAGGACACCTGATGAGCAATACAATAGGTGAGACACTTTCTCGCATAATTGAATGGAATGGGGCAGAAATAAAACGTGCGTGTTACCAAGGTGACGTAGGGTTGCATGTAGCAAAAGCAATTTTTGGGATGATTGAAAATAAAGACAGCTTGCCGAGTGAAGAGGCTCCAATCGAGGTTTGGGCGAAATTCTTGGGTTCTTGCTATGCGCTCGGTTCAAAACTTGAGGGGGATACCGAAGAGGATAAAAATACAATCAAAGATTTTAATAAAAAAATATATGATAGGTCTGATTCTGAAATAAATAGATTCTATGACCTTGGAAGAGCAAAGAGTTTGGAATATTTTGAAGAGATATATAAAAAGCTTGGAACAAAATTTGATTTTTATTTCTTTGAAAGTAAAACTGGAGAATTTGGTAAAGATATAGTTTTGTCCAACATAGAAAACGGGGTTTTTGAAAATGGTGAAAATGGTGCGATTGTTTTTAAGGGCGAGAAATATAACCCAAAACTCCATACTCGTGTTTTTATAAATTCCCAAGGTCTTCCAACATACGAAGCAAAAGAATTGGGTCTTTCAAAGATTAAATTTGATACTTACGGCTACGATGAATCAATCGTAGTAACAGGCAATGAGATCAATGACTATTTTCGTGTGTTACTCGAAGCAATGAATCAAGTATTTCCAGACTTAGCCAAAAAAACCAAACATATATCCCACGGGATGCTCCGTCTTCCTACAGGTAAGATGTCTTCTCGTACTGGAGATGTAGTAACGGGGGATTCCTTGCTTTCTGATATTGGAGAAAAAGTAGCAGAAAAAATGAAAGAGAGTAACAGAGCAGAAGACAAAAATCTTGTGAATGATATTGCAGTTTCAGCTTTGAAATATTCCGTCTTAAAACAAGCGACAGGTAGAGATATAATTTTTGATTTTGATAAATCACTTTCTTTTGAAGGTGATTCAGGGCCATATCTTTCCTATTCTCATGCTCGCGCTAGGTCAATTATAGAAAAGGCAAAAACGGCTTCTATAGAAATTTCCGCCGATAGTCCTACAGAAAGTATTTTTGAGATAGAAAGACTGTTGTACAGATTCCCAGAAGTTGTGGCAATGGCTTACAAAGAATACGCTCCACATGCGATTGCTTCATATTTGGTAGAGCTTGCTCGCAGTTTCAATTCTTTTTATGCCGAGACTCAGATAGTGGATGACACAGACAAAACAAGTGGCTATAAAGTCATGATAACAAGTGCCTTTGCGACAATTCAAAAGAACGGTTTATATATCTTAGGCATAAAAGCTCCAGAAAAAATGTAG
- a CDS encoding phosphohydrolase, whose protein sequence is MDKNKLMIDCFRLLMPHIGEHDKSHDLEHMRRVFNLGMRIAKSETIQVTDYDILIPALIFHDSVIFRKDDPRNNLAPSKSADLAEVLLKSVPGYPEIKIKRVKDCIQECSFSNGIEPSTWESAILQDADKLESVGALAIMRTFSSGGEMNRPFYNPLDPLCAGEVTEKVGASIELFKKRLFVVAKTMSTNEGKRLAQKRVTFLRSFWERYKEELIEGGIIDEKLEPLETEY, encoded by the coding sequence ATGGACAAAAACAAATTGATGATTGATTGTTTTAGATTGCTTATGCCTCACATAGGCGAACATGACAAATCTCATGATCTTGAGCATATGCGGCGTGTATTTAACCTCGGAATGCGAATAGCAAAGAGCGAGACAATACAAGTAACTGATTATGATATTTTGATCCCCGCACTTATTTTTCACGACTCGGTAATTTTCCGTAAGGATGACCCAAGGAACAATCTTGCACCTAGTAAGAGCGCGGACTTGGCGGAAGTCTTACTAAAAAGTGTCCCTGGATACCCAGAGATAAAAATAAAAAGAGTCAAAGATTGCATACAAGAATGCTCTTTTTCAAACGGCATTGAACCATCTACCTGGGAATCCGCAATTTTACAAGACGCAGACAAGCTTGAAAGTGTTGGAGCTCTTGCTATTATGCGTACTTTTAGTTCTGGTGGAGAGATGAACAGGCCGTTTTATAATCCGCTTGATCCTCTGTGTGCAGGTGAAGTAACCGAAAAAGTTGGTGCAAGCATAGAATTGTTTAAGAAAAGACTTTTTGTTGTAGCTAAAACAATGAGTACAAACGAAGGCAAAAGACTTGCCCAAAAGAGAGTTACTTTCCTTCGTTCCTTCTGGGAGCGTTACAAGGAGGAGCTTATCGAAGGGGGTATTATAGATGAAAAGCTAGAACCCCTAGAAACAGAATATTAG